The following coding sequences lie in one Jonesia denitrificans DSM 20603 genomic window:
- a CDS encoding CDP-glycerol glycerophosphotransferase family protein: protein MTVTEKQPRILTVLQKVHANLLELAGYPFLFAGITVALLTTVLVAAPSTWIVAAVIVVLLIAEMTTRNSLPTPERLTAPHDGRAYLGSGHALRVLLFITAIASALTANGGIRTQHIIIVLFVAGLLLVEPLTVRMGRRGAPQGAHLPWAAENPPSLPPQYPAYVANNIALLVVCFFPSDLAVVITLLCTAVSVVAQVATWLVASRRTNIKKHVDATLTRELAKYSPQFYVYYDAPVGTAYQLAMWLPYLDQLGERYAVILRNQATLDEVAPLTQAPIIVRKDMASLDSVIVDSVKAVFYVNNAIKNAHFVRFHQYTHIQLNHGDSDKPPSYNPAMRMYDRNFVAGQAAVERYAARGVETHPHYFEIVGRPQITGIQLTEAETVPASPTVLYAPTWAGFMADSQCSSLPIGLDIINAYVDAGARIIFRPHPHARNTPRLRTACDAITERLTALNDTTGTGHVIGEQAEREWSIIDCFNQSDILVSDVSSVVPDYLYSAKPIVLTEIGVTDREEFLTDNPIGVGCYILREDLSNLDKVVTESTTTDPLKATRLALRSHYLGDFPAETYEEAFLTTAARYVRGE, encoded by the coding sequence ATGACAGTGACAGAGAAACAGCCCCGCATCCTCACGGTTCTCCAAAAAGTTCACGCCAACCTTCTTGAACTAGCGGGATACCCGTTTCTCTTCGCCGGAATAACTGTCGCGCTCCTCACCACAGTTCTCGTTGCCGCGCCAAGCACGTGGATTGTCGCCGCTGTCATCGTTGTTCTCCTCATCGCGGAAATGACAACCCGCAACTCGTTGCCGACCCCAGAACGGCTCACCGCACCACACGACGGGCGTGCCTACCTCGGTAGTGGCCATGCACTCCGTGTGCTTCTCTTCATCACAGCCATCGCCAGCGCGCTCACCGCCAACGGTGGTATACGCACTCAACACATCATCATTGTTCTTTTTGTTGCTGGACTTCTCCTGGTGGAACCGCTCACCGTACGGATGGGGCGTCGCGGAGCGCCGCAAGGTGCACATCTGCCCTGGGCGGCCGAGAACCCACCATCTTTACCGCCCCAATACCCGGCATACGTCGCCAACAACATCGCGCTTCTTGTGGTGTGCTTTTTTCCCTCAGACCTTGCTGTTGTGATCACCCTGCTGTGCACTGCCGTATCCGTTGTGGCGCAGGTTGCGACCTGGCTGGTGGCATCACGTCGCACAAACATCAAAAAACACGTTGACGCAACCCTCACTCGAGAACTGGCCAAGTACTCACCGCAGTTCTACGTGTACTATGACGCCCCCGTGGGAACCGCCTATCAACTCGCCATGTGGTTGCCCTACCTTGACCAACTTGGTGAACGGTACGCTGTGATCCTGCGTAACCAAGCCACCCTCGATGAAGTTGCACCACTGACACAAGCCCCCATCATCGTGCGCAAAGACATGGCGTCACTCGACTCCGTCATCGTTGACTCAGTCAAAGCTGTGTTCTACGTCAACAACGCCATTAAGAACGCCCACTTCGTTCGGTTTCACCAGTACACGCATATCCAACTCAATCACGGGGACTCCGACAAACCGCCAAGCTACAACCCAGCGATGCGCATGTACGACCGCAACTTCGTTGCTGGGCAAGCCGCCGTCGAACGCTACGCGGCACGAGGAGTGGAGACGCACCCACATTACTTCGAGATCGTCGGACGCCCACAAATCACCGGTATCCAACTGACTGAAGCAGAGACCGTTCCCGCGTCTCCCACTGTCCTCTATGCACCAACCTGGGCAGGGTTTATGGCGGACAGTCAATGCTCCTCTTTGCCCATTGGTCTCGACATCATCAACGCCTACGTTGACGCCGGTGCACGCATCATCTTCCGTCCGCACCCCCACGCCCGGAACACTCCTCGGCTACGTACTGCCTGTGACGCCATTACTGAACGGTTGACTGCACTCAACGACACCACGGGAACAGGGCACGTCATCGGGGAACAAGCCGAACGCGAATGGAGCATCATCGACTGCTTCAACCAGTCAGACATCCTCGTGTCGGATGTGTCCTCCGTTGTGCCGGACTACCTGTACTCAGCCAAACCCATCGTCCTCACAGAAATTGGGGTCACTGATCGCGAGGAGTTCCTCACTGACAACCCCATTGGGGTGGGTTGCTACATCCTCCGTGAAGACCTCAGCAACCTCGACAAAGTTGTCACCGAATCCACAACCACAGACCCACTCAAAGCAACAAGGCTCGCACTGCGAAGCCACTACCTCGGTGACTTCCCAGCCGAAACCTACGAAGAAGCGTTCCTCACCACGGCAGCCCGGTACGTTCGCGGGGAGTGA
- a CDS encoding ABC transporter ATP-binding protein, with product MTSNATVLDDEFDYEIDPEDLPQGTPEKGELGDPSVIVDGLHVTYRVVGSKKRGAVTPHKDSILRKFLRKGGALTGGYTEVKAVKGVSFTAHHGESIGVIGTNGSGKSTLLKAIAGLLAPSQGEIYVSGIPSLLGVSAVLMKDLTGERNIMIGGLALGLTRKEVEERFDEIVDFSGLGDAIYLPMKTYSAGMGARLRFAISTAATPDVLMIDEALATGDAGFRERSRQRIDEIREHAGTVFIVAHSLATIKAMCTRVIWMDQGIIRMDGDPDEVTAAYRRYTKENARK from the coding sequence GTGACTAGTAACGCAACAGTCCTCGACGACGAATTCGACTACGAAATCGACCCAGAAGACCTCCCACAAGGCACACCAGAAAAAGGCGAACTCGGTGACCCATCCGTCATCGTCGACGGACTCCACGTGACCTACCGTGTTGTCGGGTCAAAAAAACGTGGAGCTGTGACCCCACACAAAGACTCGATACTGCGCAAGTTCCTCCGAAAAGGAGGAGCACTCACCGGAGGCTACACCGAAGTCAAAGCAGTGAAAGGCGTCAGCTTCACCGCCCACCACGGAGAGTCCATCGGAGTCATCGGAACCAACGGTTCTGGAAAATCCACACTCCTCAAAGCAATCGCTGGTCTCCTTGCCCCCAGCCAAGGGGAAATCTACGTGTCCGGTATCCCCTCACTACTCGGTGTGAGCGCAGTACTCATGAAAGACCTCACCGGGGAGCGAAACATCATGATCGGTGGGCTGGCACTAGGCCTCACCAGAAAAGAAGTGGAAGAACGCTTCGATGAAATCGTGGACTTCTCCGGGCTCGGAGACGCAATCTATCTCCCCATGAAAACCTACTCCGCTGGGATGGGGGCACGGCTCCGTTTTGCCATATCCACAGCCGCGACACCAGACGTCCTCATGATCGACGAAGCACTCGCCACCGGAGACGCAGGTTTCCGAGAACGAAGCAGGCAGCGCATCGACGAAATCCGGGAGCACGCTGGTACCGTATTTATCGTTGCCCACTCCCTCGCCACCATCAAAGCGATGTGCACCCGCGTGATCTGGATGGACCAAGGAATCATCCGAATGGATGGCGACCCCGACGAAGTCACCGCAGCCTACCGCCGCTACACGAAGGAAAACGCTCGTAAATGA
- a CDS encoding ABC transporter permease, whose amino-acid sequence MRPRLGDYIRSIVRRREFISVLATSKAQAQNQNTYLGQVWAILTPLLNSIVYVLIFGVMLRTRAGMDNVIGFIVVGTFMYGFFSSTVTASAKSITSNLKLVQSLQFPRAILPISVAVKELVVLIPGLLVMMVISQVAIGVVQGSELIHPERWPLLIPMVAFLFLFSSGVGMILARYASHIPDITNTLPFVLRIGMYASGVIFSIDRWVDHPTLQVIMTYQPVAVYLNLARQAVLAETNIPINWSMWAMGAGWAVALFIIGFLVFWKDEARYGRD is encoded by the coding sequence GTGAGGCCCCGCCTCGGTGACTACATTCGCTCCATCGTCCGCCGACGCGAGTTCATCAGCGTACTCGCCACCTCCAAAGCACAAGCGCAGAATCAAAACACCTACCTAGGGCAGGTATGGGCGATCCTCACGCCGCTGCTGAACTCCATCGTGTACGTTCTCATCTTCGGGGTTATGCTCCGCACACGTGCAGGGATGGACAACGTCATCGGTTTCATCGTGGTGGGAACGTTCATGTACGGGTTCTTCTCCTCCACCGTGACAGCCAGCGCCAAATCAATCACCAGCAACCTCAAGCTCGTGCAGTCACTCCAATTTCCACGAGCGATCCTGCCCATTTCAGTCGCCGTCAAAGAACTCGTTGTTCTCATCCCCGGCCTCCTCGTCATGATGGTGATCTCGCAAGTGGCCATTGGAGTTGTTCAAGGCTCTGAACTGATTCACCCCGAACGGTGGCCACTCCTGATCCCTATGGTGGCGTTTCTGTTCCTCTTCAGTTCCGGTGTAGGAATGATCTTGGCACGCTACGCCTCTCACATCCCCGACATCACCAACACGTTGCCGTTCGTGCTACGCATCGGCATGTACGCGTCAGGGGTCATCTTCTCCATTGACCGCTGGGTTGATCACCCCACGCTCCAAGTGATCATGACCTACCAACCTGTTGCGGTGTACCTTAACCTCGCCCGACAAGCAGTCCTCGCAGAGACCAACATCCCCATCAACTGGTCTATGTGGGCAATGGGTGCAGGGTGGGCTGTGGCACTGTTCATCATCGGTTTCCTAGTCTTCTGGAAAGACGAAGCGAGGTACGGACGTGACTAG
- a CDS encoding CDP-glycerol glycerophosphotransferase family protein gives MIIPVFNVQDYLDECLDSIATQSLKDIEIIAIDDGSTDTSFDLLKQYAEKEPRLRIFTQENSGLGATRNRGLSLARGRFITFVDSDDTIPHNAYSIMAKTLEKTGSDFVIGQIYRTKGEQEIWPKWSRNLHDTERLKIGIDDFPEILRDFYSPNKLYKKSFWDQNNFKFREGVIFEDQPLITQIFTKAKSFDVITTPTYCWKIREDGTSLSSNLFTEKMLKARIEASKLTVQYLIQESTPSNLEAWQTVFLKWHMMNYLKATLRQDRRTAEYIMELIRVVLAGRDVGSLASVPAQLQLFAELAASNELSAIQQLLLDGLDKPSQVPMVFHAEETVYKPSARLDSGEVVRDVVFTEERAEVNAGIYEYHRSREKLKISGWAFLNEIELNTEDSEIFLVFRHASDGESITVPVHWKPNEKINSIIKSPYCNRINTGWTVELSLDIFGAQLVHRVGMWQLGVNLMVRGRTYATFDVRPALRGVPPKDRYVPINRFTALALAVKSDWFTGIEVVKRALVVVDAVQDRNETSVVLALKNSIVPQRLVLKDRERELDLNFQATPADGFTEVRVKIPHTSSSKIYLESEKGRRYDPFVSSDIANREDGSILSYAGRGGITFPDQFLFHHVTTFKKTTDAINVYLQNKNADFFVFDRSSGEKVAALDSINVNCLSVPMALLRDLPLGRYIVASRYDQDSQFVTVRIANDLQLPEEFLLADRVVSVGYSSQGIQFEIRASSFSSLQSPFALRQAIDGARDRQLDESAIYFQCLKGSDASDSQLSIRNSLLNIDPTLRFIWGVDSDQRFVPQGDSIVIVGTEAWAETLTTSKMVCVNHELPQWFIRKVGQLVVQTYHGHPFKTMGLARWSAQGVCDVEKQRNLNLRRNWTHLVSPSPFATDLYKKQFPLEYEVIETGYPRNDDLIVNAESMRSVTRKELGISESSHVILYMPTWRDYDAISPWRSNVPSFFDWFALSRKLPANAVFLFRGHPSQAASAREFQWPDGILNVTDYPSVNALMAASDSAVLDYSSARFDYLILDKPIFHYVPDWRQYFDVTPGLFDYFDYLPSDWSADEDDLFEFIENSVHLKVTERYSELKATFAPNDDGFAGDRVAAYLYRALNGDA, from the coding sequence GTGATTATCCCGGTCTTCAATGTGCAGGATTACCTTGATGAGTGTCTTGACAGCATTGCTACTCAAAGTCTCAAAGATATAGAAATCATTGCAATTGACGATGGTTCAACCGACACATCATTTGATTTACTCAAACAGTATGCTGAAAAAGAGCCTCGCCTGCGCATCTTCACGCAAGAAAACTCTGGGCTGGGAGCTACGAGGAACCGGGGCCTCTCCTTAGCGAGAGGGAGATTCATTACTTTTGTCGACTCTGATGACACAATTCCTCATAATGCCTACTCAATAATGGCAAAAACACTCGAAAAGACAGGGTCAGATTTTGTCATCGGGCAGATCTATCGAACCAAAGGAGAACAGGAAATCTGGCCGAAGTGGTCGCGAAATCTTCACGACACTGAACGTTTGAAAATTGGCATTGACGATTTTCCGGAGATCCTACGCGACTTCTACTCCCCGAATAAACTATATAAAAAATCATTCTGGGATCAAAATAACTTCAAATTCCGTGAAGGTGTCATATTCGAAGACCAGCCGCTCATCACCCAGATCTTTACAAAGGCAAAAAGCTTTGACGTAATAACCACACCCACATACTGTTGGAAAATCAGAGAAGATGGAACTTCTTTGAGCAGCAACCTTTTTACCGAAAAAATGCTGAAGGCGCGTATTGAGGCATCAAAGCTTACAGTCCAGTACTTGATTCAAGAATCAACTCCATCAAATTTAGAAGCCTGGCAAACAGTTTTTCTAAAATGGCACATGATGAATTACTTAAAAGCAACTCTTCGGCAAGATCGTAGAACTGCAGAATACATTATGGAGTTGATTCGCGTTGTGCTTGCTGGAAGAGATGTTGGTTCCTTGGCTAGTGTGCCGGCGCAACTGCAGCTGTTTGCTGAACTTGCAGCGTCGAACGAGCTCTCTGCGATCCAACAGTTGCTACTGGACGGATTGGACAAGCCGTCACAGGTTCCGATGGTCTTTCACGCCGAAGAAACGGTTTACAAACCAAGTGCCCGTCTTGACTCTGGGGAGGTTGTGCGAGATGTTGTCTTCACAGAAGAACGGGCTGAGGTCAACGCAGGCATATACGAATACCACAGATCCAGGGAGAAACTGAAGATCTCAGGGTGGGCCTTCCTTAATGAAATCGAACTGAACACTGAAGATTCGGAGATTTTTTTAGTCTTCCGGCACGCTAGTGATGGCGAATCCATAACCGTTCCAGTTCATTGGAAGCCTAACGAAAAAATAAACTCCATTATAAAGAGCCCTTATTGTAACCGCATAAATACTGGTTGGACTGTCGAGCTTAGCCTTGACATTTTTGGTGCTCAGCTAGTACATCGAGTTGGAATGTGGCAGTTGGGTGTCAACCTTATGGTCAGAGGGCGCACATATGCCACATTTGATGTCCGCCCGGCTCTTCGCGGGGTGCCGCCGAAAGATCGTTATGTTCCGATAAATCGTTTTACGGCGCTCGCGCTTGCTGTGAAATCTGACTGGTTTACTGGAATAGAGGTTGTCAAACGCGCCTTGGTTGTTGTTGACGCTGTTCAGGACCGCAATGAGACTTCAGTCGTACTCGCGCTAAAGAACTCCATTGTTCCGCAGAGGCTTGTCCTTAAGGATCGAGAAAGGGAACTGGACCTGAACTTTCAGGCGACACCGGCTGATGGATTTACTGAGGTACGTGTCAAGATTCCTCACACTAGCTCGAGCAAAATATACTTGGAAAGTGAAAAAGGAAGGAGGTATGATCCTTTCGTTTCTTCGGATATTGCAAATCGGGAAGATGGTTCTATTTTATCTTATGCGGGGCGTGGCGGGATCACTTTTCCAGATCAATTTCTTTTCCACCATGTAACAACTTTTAAAAAAACAACTGACGCTATAAACGTCTATTTGCAAAATAAAAACGCGGATTTCTTCGTTTTTGACAGGAGCTCGGGAGAGAAAGTTGCTGCGCTAGATTCAATCAACGTTAATTGCCTATCTGTTCCTATGGCACTCTTGCGCGATCTTCCGTTGGGGCGCTACATTGTGGCATCGCGGTATGATCAGGATTCCCAGTTTGTGACTGTTAGAATTGCTAATGATCTGCAACTCCCCGAAGAATTTTTACTTGCTGACAGGGTTGTTTCTGTCGGTTATTCCTCGCAGGGTATTCAATTCGAAATAAGGGCGTCGTCTTTCTCCTCTTTACAATCGCCCTTTGCTTTGCGGCAAGCAATAGACGGCGCTAGAGACCGTCAGTTAGATGAGTCGGCTATTTATTTCCAATGCTTAAAAGGCTCTGATGCTTCGGACTCACAACTGTCAATTCGTAATTCTCTCCTGAACATTGACCCTACTCTTCGTTTCATATGGGGCGTAGACTCCGATCAGCGGTTTGTTCCTCAAGGTGACTCGATCGTGATCGTGGGCACGGAGGCATGGGCTGAGACGTTGACAACATCTAAAATGGTGTGTGTTAACCATGAACTCCCACAGTGGTTTATTCGCAAGGTAGGTCAGTTGGTTGTTCAGACCTATCATGGTCACCCGTTCAAGACGATGGGGCTTGCTCGATGGTCTGCCCAAGGCGTCTGTGATGTGGAAAAACAAAGGAACCTCAACTTACGAAGAAACTGGACACATTTGGTTTCTCCGAGTCCTTTTGCCACAGATTTATACAAAAAACAGTTTCCCCTCGAATACGAAGTTATCGAAACAGGTTATCCTCGGAATGACGACTTAATTGTCAATGCTGAGTCGATGAGATCTGTCACGCGGAAGGAGTTGGGAATTTCGGAGTCAAGTCATGTGATTCTTTATATGCCAACATGGCGTGACTATGATGCTATATCCCCTTGGCGTTCGAACGTGCCGAGTTTTTTTGACTGGTTCGCGCTTTCACGGAAACTGCCTGCTAATGCGGTTTTCCTTTTTAGAGGACATCCTTCCCAGGCTGCCTCTGCCCGTGAGTTTCAGTGGCCGGACGGGATTCTAAATGTTACTGATTATCCTTCAGTGAATGCGCTTATGGCTGCCTCTGATTCGGCAGTTTTGGACTACAGTAGCGCTCGATTCGATTATTTAATTCTCGATAAACCCATATTTCACTATGTGCCAGATTGGCGTCAGTACTTTGATGTGACTCCGGGTCTGTTCGACTATTTTGATTATCTGCCATCGGATTGGTCCGCAGATGAAGACGATTTGTTCGAATTTATTGAGAATTCTGTACATCTTAAGGTTACTGAGCGCTACAGTGAGCTAAAGGCCACCTTCGCGCCAAATGATGATGGATTCGCGGGAGATAGGGTGGCTGCTTACCTCTACCGAGCTCTCAACGGCGACGCATAG